A DNA window from Ranitomeya imitator isolate aRanImi1 chromosome 2, aRanImi1.pri, whole genome shotgun sequence contains the following coding sequences:
- the THRA gene encoding thyroid hormone receptor alpha isoform X1, with amino-acid sequence MDQNLSGLDCLSEPDEKRWPDGKRKRKNSQCMGKGGMSGDSSVSLLSAGYIPSYLDKDEPCVVCSDKATGYHYRCITCEGCKGFFRRTIQKNLHPSYSCKYDGCCIIDKITRNQCQLCRFKKCIAVGMAMDLVLDDSKRVAKRKLIEENRERRRKEEMIKTLQQRPEPSSEEWELIRIVTEAHRSTNAQGSHWKQRRKFLPEDIGQSPMASMPDGDKVDLEAFSEFTKIITPAITRVVDFAKKLPMFSELPCEDQIILLKGCCMEIMSLRAAVRYDPDSETLTLSGEMAVKQEQLKNGGLGVVSDAIFDLGRSLSAFNLDDTEVALLQAVLLMSSDRTGLICTDKIEKCQETYLLAFEHYINHRKHNIPHFWPKLLMKVTDLRMIGACHASRFLHMKVECPTELFPPLFLEVFEDQEV; translated from the exons GTGGCCGGATGGGAAGCGTAAAAGAAAGAATAGCCAATGTATGGGAAAAGGCGGAATGTCAG GTGACAGCTCGGTATCTCTGCTCTCTGCAGGGTACATCCCTAGCTACTTGGACAAAGACGAGCCGTGCGTGGTGTGCAGCGATAAGGCCACAGGTTACCACTACCGGTGCATCACCTGTGAGGGCTGCAAG GGCTTTTTTCGCCGCACCATCCAAAAGAATCTGCACCCGTCATATTCTTGCAAGTACGATGGCTGCTGCATCATCGACAAGATCACCCGGAATCAGTGCCAGCTCTGTCGCTTTAAGAAATGTATTGCTGTGGGCATGGCGATGGACC TTGTCCTGGATGATTCCAAGCGGGTAGCCAAGCGGAAGCTGATTGAAGAAAATCGGGAACGGCGTCGGAAGGAGGAGATGATCAAGACTCTGCAGCAGCGGCCTGAGCCAAGCAGTGAAGAATGGGAGCTGATTCGCATCGTGACAGAAGCTCACCGAAGTACCAATGCACAGGGCAGCCACTGGAAGCAGCGCAGGAAGTTCCTG CCTGAAGACATTGGGCAGTCTCCCATGGCGTCAATGCCAGATGGGGATAAAGTTGATCTAGAAGCTTTCAGTGAGTTCACCAAAATAATCACCCCTGCAATTACCCGAGTGGTGGACTTTGCCAAGAAACTGCCTATGTTCTCCGAG TTACCATGTGAAGACCAGATCATCCTGTTGAAAGGATGCTGTATGGAGATCATGTCTCTCCGGGCTGCCGTGCGGTATGATCCAGACAGCGAGACCCTAACACTGAGCGGCGAGATGGCAGTGAAGCAAGAACAGCTAAAGAACGGAGGTCTGGGGGTGGTCTCTGATGCCATATTTGACTTGGGACGATCTTTGTCTGCATTCAATCTTGATGACACAGAAGTGGCTCTGCTACAAGCCGTCTTGCTCATGTCCTCAG ACCGCACCGGTCTGATCTGCACAGACAAGATAGAGAAATGTCAGGAGACGTACCTCCTCGCCTTCGAACACTACATCAACCACCGCAAACACAACATTCCCCACTTCTGGCCTAAGCTCCTGATGAAAGTGACTGACTTGCGCATGATCGGAGCTTGCCATGCCAGTCGCTTCCTACATATGAAAGTTGAGTGTCCCACGGAGCTGTTCCCACCGCTCTTTCTTGAGGTGTTTGAGGACCAGGAAGTCTGA
- the THRA gene encoding thyroid hormone receptor alpha isoform X3, with the protein MDQNLSGLDCLSEPDEKRWPDGKRKRKNSQCMGKGGMSGDSSVSLLSAGYIPSYLDKDEPCVVCSDKATGYHYRCITCEGCKGFFRRTIQKNLHPSYSCKYDGCCIIDKITRNQCQLCRFKKCIAVGMAMDLVLDDSKRVAKRKLIEENRERRRKEEMIKTLQQRPEPSSEEWELIRIVTEAHRSTNAQGSHWKQRRKFLPEDIGQSPMASMPDGDKVDLEAFSEFTKIITPAITRVVDFAKKLPMFSELPCEDQIILLKGCCMEIMSLRAAVRYDPDSETLTLSGEMAVKQEQLKNGGLGVVSDAIFDLGRSLSAFNLDDTEVALLQAVLLMSSGEYISLYNIFNKYISSTREKVTALG; encoded by the exons GTGGCCGGATGGGAAGCGTAAAAGAAAGAATAGCCAATGTATGGGAAAAGGCGGAATGTCAG GTGACAGCTCGGTATCTCTGCTCTCTGCAGGGTACATCCCTAGCTACTTGGACAAAGACGAGCCGTGCGTGGTGTGCAGCGATAAGGCCACAGGTTACCACTACCGGTGCATCACCTGTGAGGGCTGCAAG GGCTTTTTTCGCCGCACCATCCAAAAGAATCTGCACCCGTCATATTCTTGCAAGTACGATGGCTGCTGCATCATCGACAAGATCACCCGGAATCAGTGCCAGCTCTGTCGCTTTAAGAAATGTATTGCTGTGGGCATGGCGATGGACC TTGTCCTGGATGATTCCAAGCGGGTAGCCAAGCGGAAGCTGATTGAAGAAAATCGGGAACGGCGTCGGAAGGAGGAGATGATCAAGACTCTGCAGCAGCGGCCTGAGCCAAGCAGTGAAGAATGGGAGCTGATTCGCATCGTGACAGAAGCTCACCGAAGTACCAATGCACAGGGCAGCCACTGGAAGCAGCGCAGGAAGTTCCTG CCTGAAGACATTGGGCAGTCTCCCATGGCGTCAATGCCAGATGGGGATAAAGTTGATCTAGAAGCTTTCAGTGAGTTCACCAAAATAATCACCCCTGCAATTACCCGAGTGGTGGACTTTGCCAAGAAACTGCCTATGTTCTCCGAG TTACCATGTGAAGACCAGATCATCCTGTTGAAAGGATGCTGTATGGAGATCATGTCTCTCCGGGCTGCCGTGCGGTATGATCCAGACAGCGAGACCCTAACACTGAGCGGCGAGATGGCAGTGAAGCAAGAACAGCTAAAGAACGGAGGTCTGGGGGTGGTCTCTGATGCCATATTTGACTTGGGACGATCTTTGTCTGCATTCAATCTTGATGACACAGAAGTGGCTCTGCTACAAGCCGTCTTGCTCATGTCCTCAGGTGAATACATATCTCTGTACAATATCTTTAATAAATACATTTCTAGCACTCGAGAGAAGGTAACTGCCCTAGGATGA
- the THRA gene encoding thyroid hormone receptor alpha isoform X2: protein MDQNLSGLDCLSEPDEKRWPDGKRKRKNSQCMGKGGMSGYIPSYLDKDEPCVVCSDKATGYHYRCITCEGCKGFFRRTIQKNLHPSYSCKYDGCCIIDKITRNQCQLCRFKKCIAVGMAMDLVLDDSKRVAKRKLIEENRERRRKEEMIKTLQQRPEPSSEEWELIRIVTEAHRSTNAQGSHWKQRRKFLPEDIGQSPMASMPDGDKVDLEAFSEFTKIITPAITRVVDFAKKLPMFSELPCEDQIILLKGCCMEIMSLRAAVRYDPDSETLTLSGEMAVKQEQLKNGGLGVVSDAIFDLGRSLSAFNLDDTEVALLQAVLLMSSDRTGLICTDKIEKCQETYLLAFEHYINHRKHNIPHFWPKLLMKVTDLRMIGACHASRFLHMKVECPTELFPPLFLEVFEDQEV from the exons GTGGCCGGATGGGAAGCGTAAAAGAAAGAATAGCCAATGTATGGGAAAAGGCGGAATGTCAG GGTACATCCCTAGCTACTTGGACAAAGACGAGCCGTGCGTGGTGTGCAGCGATAAGGCCACAGGTTACCACTACCGGTGCATCACCTGTGAGGGCTGCAAG GGCTTTTTTCGCCGCACCATCCAAAAGAATCTGCACCCGTCATATTCTTGCAAGTACGATGGCTGCTGCATCATCGACAAGATCACCCGGAATCAGTGCCAGCTCTGTCGCTTTAAGAAATGTATTGCTGTGGGCATGGCGATGGACC TTGTCCTGGATGATTCCAAGCGGGTAGCCAAGCGGAAGCTGATTGAAGAAAATCGGGAACGGCGTCGGAAGGAGGAGATGATCAAGACTCTGCAGCAGCGGCCTGAGCCAAGCAGTGAAGAATGGGAGCTGATTCGCATCGTGACAGAAGCTCACCGAAGTACCAATGCACAGGGCAGCCACTGGAAGCAGCGCAGGAAGTTCCTG CCTGAAGACATTGGGCAGTCTCCCATGGCGTCAATGCCAGATGGGGATAAAGTTGATCTAGAAGCTTTCAGTGAGTTCACCAAAATAATCACCCCTGCAATTACCCGAGTGGTGGACTTTGCCAAGAAACTGCCTATGTTCTCCGAG TTACCATGTGAAGACCAGATCATCCTGTTGAAAGGATGCTGTATGGAGATCATGTCTCTCCGGGCTGCCGTGCGGTATGATCCAGACAGCGAGACCCTAACACTGAGCGGCGAGATGGCAGTGAAGCAAGAACAGCTAAAGAACGGAGGTCTGGGGGTGGTCTCTGATGCCATATTTGACTTGGGACGATCTTTGTCTGCATTCAATCTTGATGACACAGAAGTGGCTCTGCTACAAGCCGTCTTGCTCATGTCCTCAG ACCGCACCGGTCTGATCTGCACAGACAAGATAGAGAAATGTCAGGAGACGTACCTCCTCGCCTTCGAACACTACATCAACCACCGCAAACACAACATTCCCCACTTCTGGCCTAAGCTCCTGATGAAAGTGACTGACTTGCGCATGATCGGAGCTTGCCATGCCAGTCGCTTCCTACATATGAAAGTTGAGTGTCCCACGGAGCTGTTCCCACCGCTCTTTCTTGAGGTGTTTGAGGACCAGGAAGTCTGA